CGATCAAGGTCGCCGGCTCCGGGTGGCAGGGTTTTCTTTTTGGTGCGCCGCAGCCAGCGGACCGGGAAGTCGTTTACCTTCCCGCATTTCGGGCAAGAGTAAGTAGCCTTCTTGGTTACGGGGCTTTCGGTGTAAAAGTCTCTCTCGTTCATGGGTTAACTCCAATATAAAACCTAAAACCATAGCAGTGGGCATTGCGCCGCCTGGGCCTTCCCCAGTCTTCCTGAGGTATCTTACCTTATAAAACAGAATATAGCACGGGAATTTTAAAAGGGCTTCCCTAAATTCTGTCAGATACCGTCAGAAAAATTTTCAGGGTGCTACCATGGCGTAAGCGTTGTTGATGACAACAGCCCGTTCGGTGCGGACCCGGATGATATATCGCCCTTGCTGGATTTGCCAGCCTTCGGTAGTCAGGGTATCGCCCGGAAAGACCACCTCGGAGAAGCGGGCCTTGAATGCCCGGAAGCGTTTGACCTCTCCGCCGCAAAGCCCTTGCAGGATAGCCCGCGTGGCGTGGCCGTAAGTACAGAGGCCGTGCAAAATCGGTTTGGGAAAACCCCCTTGTTTAGCGTATTCCGGGTCCAGATGAAGGAAGTTCAGGTCTCCGCTTAACCGGTACAGGGCGGCCTGATTCTCGGGAATGTTATAAGAGATACTGAAATCGGGTTTAATGCCTTCGGGCGGGATCAAAGAGTCCGCTTTGGGTCCGGGGTTTCCACCGAATCCCCCCCCGCCCACATGAAAGGCGATGTGTTCCACGTCGAAGAGATGCGTTCCCTCTTCGGTATGGCCTTCCGATTCAAAACGGATGACAGCGGCCTTGCCTTTGTCGAAGACATCGGCTACCCGACCTGTTGTGATGATCGTACCCTGGGGGGGGATAGGATGGTGCAAGCGGACCATTTGCTCCCCGTGCAGAAAGCGGTTGCCTTCCACTTTTTCTGCGAAATCGCGGATCAGTCCACCGGCGGCGATGGCCGCAAAGCTGGGGAAGACTTGCAATCCATCGGCGGCGTTTTCATAAATAAAAGGCAGCTCATCAATCCGGGCGCCGATGCCCAGGGCATACAAGACCACATCTTTCCAGGTATAGTGGAAGACATGACGCCTGGTCTCCCGGCTCGCTTGATTCCAGTCGAATTCTTTCATAGGGTTCCTTATCCTTATTTCATTTTTCGTGTTGTCCTCCTTCCCTCTTGAAGGTGAGGGGGATGGACCGCAATATTGCTCGGGATTATAAGATGTAAAAAGAACGTTGGTCAAGAAGAAAAGATGGAAATTTTTCCTTGACAATAAATGGGCCCCGATCTAAAAATAAAACCTGCTTTGGTTAAAACTAAACGGAAAATGAATACCTTTCTATGCCAAACCCAAAAGTCTATCGGTTACCTCTCGATCAGAACAACGCCCAAAAATTTCCAATATATCCATTTCCAAAGCTGAAAATAACAAAAGGTTTTACCGGAGATCCACGGCCTCTGCTAAAGAAT
Above is a genomic segment from Deltaproteobacteria bacterium containing:
- a CDS encoding MaoC family dehydratase N-terminal domain-containing protein gives rise to the protein MKEFDWNQASRETRRHVFHYTWKDVVLYALGIGARIDELPFIYENAADGLQVFPSFAAIAAGGLIRDFAEKVEGNRFLHGEQMVRLHHPIPPQGTIITTGRVADVFDKGKAAVIRFESEGHTEEGTHLFDVEHIAFHVGGGGFGGNPGPKADSLIPPEGIKPDFSISYNIPENQAALYRLSGDLNFLHLDPEYAKQGGFPKPILHGLCTYGHATRAILQGLCGGEVKRFRAFKARFSEVVFPGDTLTTEGWQIQQGRYIIRVRTERAVVINNAYAMVAP